In a single window of the Streptomyces sp. HUAS ZL42 genome:
- the murF gene encoding UDP-N-acetylmuramoyl-tripeptide--D-alanyl-D-alanine ligase, with translation MIALSLAEIAEVVGGQTHDIPDPSVRVTGPVVRDSREVVPGSLFVAFAGERVDGHDFAAAVVEAGAAGVLASRPVGVPAIVVEDVRTALGALARHVVRRLGATLVALTGSAGKTSTKDLIAQVLQRKAPTVWTPGSLNNEIGLPLTALSATEETRFLVLEMGARGIGHIRYLTELTPPRIGLVLNVGTAHIGEFGGREQIAQAKGELVEALPEDGAAILNADDPLVRAMASRTKAKVILFGESGEADVRAENVRLTDTGQPAFSLHTPSGCSDVTMRLYGEHHVSNALAAAAVAHELGMSAEEIATALSEAGSLSRWRMEVTERPDGVTVVNDAYNANPESMRAALRALAAMGKGRRTWAVLGKMAELGDEALAEHDAVGRLAVRLNVGKLVAVGGREAAWLQLGAYNEGSWGEESVHVSDAQAAVDLLRSELRPGDVVLVKASRSVGLESVALALLEAGAEGEVAAR, from the coding sequence GTGATCGCCCTCTCTCTCGCCGAGATCGCAGAAGTCGTCGGCGGGCAGACGCACGACATACCGGATCCGTCGGTGCGGGTCACCGGACCGGTCGTCCGGGACTCCCGCGAGGTGGTGCCCGGCAGCCTCTTCGTCGCCTTCGCCGGTGAACGTGTGGACGGCCACGACTTCGCGGCCGCGGTCGTCGAGGCGGGCGCGGCCGGTGTCCTGGCCTCCCGCCCCGTCGGCGTGCCCGCGATCGTCGTCGAGGACGTCCGGACGGCGCTCGGCGCCCTCGCGCGGCACGTCGTACGACGGCTCGGCGCCACCCTCGTCGCCCTGACCGGCTCCGCGGGCAAGACCAGCACCAAGGACCTCATCGCCCAGGTGCTGCAGCGCAAGGCGCCGACCGTGTGGACCCCCGGCTCGCTCAACAACGAGATCGGACTGCCGCTCACGGCCCTCAGCGCCACCGAGGAGACCAGGTTCCTCGTGCTGGAGATGGGCGCCCGCGGCATCGGCCACATCCGCTACCTCACCGAGCTGACGCCCCCGAGGATCGGCCTCGTCCTCAACGTGGGCACCGCCCACATCGGCGAGTTCGGCGGCCGCGAGCAGATCGCACAGGCGAAGGGTGAACTCGTGGAGGCCCTCCCCGAGGACGGGGCGGCGATCCTCAACGCCGACGATCCGCTGGTACGGGCCATGGCCTCCCGCACGAAGGCGAAGGTGATCCTTTTCGGAGAGTCCGGCGAAGCGGACGTACGCGCCGAGAACGTGAGACTCACGGACACGGGACAGCCCGCGTTCAGCCTTCACACACCCTCCGGGTGCAGTGACGTGACCATGCGCCTGTACGGTGAGCACCACGTGTCGAACGCGCTCGCCGCGGCCGCCGTCGCCCATGAGCTGGGCATGTCCGCGGAAGAGATCGCCACCGCGCTCTCCGAGGCGGGCTCCCTCTCCCGCTGGCGGATGGAGGTCACCGAGCGCCCGGACGGCGTGACGGTCGTCAACGACGCCTACAACGCGAACCCCGAGTCCATGCGAGCCGCCCTGCGCGCACTCGCGGCGATGGGCAAGGGGCGGCGGACCTGGGCGGTGCTCGGCAAGATGGCCGAGCTCGGGGACGAGGCGCTCGCCGAGCACGACGCGGTCGGACGGCTCGCCGTCCGGCTCAATGTCGGCAAGCTCGTCGCGGTCGGGGGCAGGGAAGCCGCCTGGCTGCAACTGGGCGCATATAACGAGGGTTCGTGGGGTGAGGAGTCGGTGCACGTGTCCGACGCACAGGCGGCGGTCGACCTGTTGCGCAGCGAGTTGCGCCCGGGGGACGTCGTACTCGTGAAGGCGTCCCGGTCGGTGGGTCTCGAAAGCGTTGCCCTGGCGCTGCTCGAGGCCGGTGCCGAGGGTGAGGTTGCCGCCCGATGA
- the mraY gene encoding phospho-N-acetylmuramoyl-pentapeptide-transferase, whose translation MKQILFSGVIGLFLTLVGTPLLIKLLARKGYGQYIRDDGPREHASKRGTPTMGGIAFILATIAAYFLSKVITGYAPTFSGLLVLGLMAGMGMVGFLDDYIKIVKRRSLGLRAKAKMAGQLIVGIAFAVLSLQFEDARGNTPASTKLSFITDFGWTIGPVLFVVWALFMILAMSNGVNLTDGLDGLATGASVLVFGAYTFIGVWQFQESCANATTLTNPNACYEVRDPLDLAVVASALMGACLGFLWWNTSPAKIFMGDTGSLALGGVLAGLAICSRTELLIAILGGLFVLITMSVVIQVGSFRLTGRRVFRMAPLQHHFELKGWSEVLVVVRFWIIQGICVIVGLGLFYAGWAADK comes from the coding sequence ATGAAGCAGATCCTGTTCTCAGGAGTCATTGGCCTGTTCCTGACCCTGGTCGGCACGCCGTTGCTGATCAAGCTCCTCGCCCGCAAGGGCTACGGCCAGTACATCCGTGACGACGGCCCGCGCGAGCACGCCAGCAAGCGCGGTACGCCGACGATGGGCGGTATCGCCTTCATCCTGGCGACCATCGCCGCGTACTTCCTGTCCAAGGTGATCACCGGATACGCCCCGACGTTCTCGGGTCTGCTGGTGCTCGGCCTGATGGCGGGCATGGGCATGGTCGGCTTCCTCGACGACTACATCAAGATCGTCAAGCGGCGCTCGCTCGGTCTGCGGGCCAAGGCGAAGATGGCCGGCCAGCTGATCGTCGGCATCGCGTTCGCCGTGCTCTCGCTGCAGTTCGAGGACGCCCGTGGCAACACCCCGGCCTCCACGAAGCTGTCGTTCATCACGGACTTCGGCTGGACGATCGGCCCGGTGCTGTTCGTCGTGTGGGCGCTGTTCATGATCCTCGCGATGTCGAACGGCGTGAACCTCACCGACGGTCTCGACGGCCTCGCCACCGGTGCGTCCGTCCTGGTCTTCGGCGCCTACACCTTCATCGGCGTGTGGCAGTTCCAGGAGTCCTGCGCCAACGCGACGACACTGACCAACCCCAACGCCTGTTACGAGGTGCGCGATCCGCTGGACCTCGCGGTCGTGGCCTCCGCCCTGATGGGCGCCTGCCTCGGCTTCCTGTGGTGGAACACCTCGCCGGCCAAGATCTTCATGGGTGACACCGGTTCGCTGGCCCTCGGCGGTGTGCTCGCCGGTCTCGCGATCTGCTCGCGCACCGAGCTGCTGATCGCCATCCTCGGCGGTCTGTTCGTCCTCATCACCATGTCGGTCGTCATCCAGGTCGGCTCCTTCCGCCTGACCGGCAGGCGCGTCTTCCGCATGGCGCCGCTCCAGCACCACTTCGAACTCAAGGGCTGGTCCGAAGTGCTCGTCGTGGTCCGGTTCTGGATCATTCAGGGCATCTGTGTGATTGTCGGACTGGGCCTCTTCTATGCAGGATGGGCAGCGGACAAGTGA
- the murD gene encoding UDP-N-acetylmuramoyl-L-alanine--D-glutamate ligase has product MGSGQVTSSVSPGRYEFQGKHVTVAGLGVSGIPAAKVLHGLGAKVTVVNDGDDARAREQAAGLEALGVTVRLGDGASLPEGTDLVVTAPGWKPDKPLFAAAHEAGVPVWGDVELAWRLRGPDAAPWLAITGTNGKTTTTQMLASILKAAGLRTAAVGNIGVSLLDAVLGEEQYDVLAVELSSYQLHWAPSLRAHSAAVLNLAPDHLDWHGSMEAYAADKGRAYEGNRVACVYNVADKATEDLVREADVEEGCRAVGFTLGTPGPSQLGVVDGILVDRAFVENRHKNAQELAEVSDVRPPAPHNIANALAAAALARAFGVPPQAVRDGLRAFTPDAHRIAHVADVDGVAYVDDSKATNTHAAEASLAAYESIVWIAGGLAKGATFDELVAKSAKRLRGVVLIGADRGLIQEALTRHAPEVPVVDLDRTDTGAMLQAVQEAKRLAAAGDTVLLAPACASMDMFANYNKRGDAFAEAVRALGAGT; this is encoded by the coding sequence ATGGGCAGCGGACAAGTGACCTCCTCGGTGTCTCCCGGGCGCTACGAATTCCAGGGCAAGCACGTCACCGTCGCCGGGCTCGGCGTCTCCGGCATCCCGGCGGCCAAGGTGCTGCACGGCCTCGGCGCGAAGGTCACCGTCGTCAACGACGGCGACGACGCACGCGCGCGTGAGCAGGCCGCCGGGCTGGAGGCGCTCGGCGTCACCGTGCGCCTCGGCGACGGAGCGTCCCTGCCCGAGGGCACCGATCTCGTCGTCACCGCGCCCGGCTGGAAGCCGGACAAGCCGCTGTTCGCCGCGGCGCACGAAGCCGGCGTCCCGGTCTGGGGCGACGTCGAGCTGGCCTGGCGGCTGAGGGGCCCCGACGCGGCGCCCTGGCTCGCGATCACCGGCACCAACGGCAAGACCACGACCACGCAGATGCTCGCCTCCATCCTGAAGGCGGCGGGCCTGCGCACGGCGGCCGTCGGCAACATCGGCGTCTCGCTCCTGGACGCGGTCCTCGGCGAGGAGCAGTACGACGTCCTGGCGGTGGAGCTCTCCAGCTACCAGCTGCACTGGGCGCCCTCCCTGCGCGCCCACTCCGCGGCCGTGCTGAACCTGGCCCCCGACCACCTCGACTGGCACGGCTCCATGGAGGCGTACGCCGCCGACAAGGGTCGTGCCTACGAGGGCAATCGCGTCGCCTGCGTCTACAACGTCGCCGACAAGGCCACCGAGGACCTGGTCCGCGAGGCCGACGTCGAGGAGGGCTGCCGGGCCGTCGGCTTCACCCTCGGCACGCCCGGGCCGTCCCAACTCGGCGTCGTGGACGGCATCCTGGTCGACCGCGCCTTCGTCGAGAACCGGCACAAGAACGCCCAGGAACTCGCCGAGGTCTCCGACGTCCGCCCGCCGGCCCCGCACAACATCGCCAACGCCCTCGCGGCTGCGGCCCTGGCCCGCGCCTTCGGGGTGCCCCCGCAGGCCGTACGGGACGGGCTGCGGGCCTTCACGCCGGACGCCCACCGCATCGCGCACGTGGCCGACGTGGACGGTGTGGCGTACGTCGACGACTCCAAGGCCACCAACACCCATGCGGCGGAGGCCTCGTTGGCGGCGTACGAGTCGATCGTGTGGATCGCGGGCGGGCTGGCGAAGGGCGCCACCTTCGACGAGCTCGTCGCCAAGTCGGCAAAGCGACTTCGCGGAGTGGTCCTCATCGGCGCGGACCGCGGTCTGATCCAGGAAGCCCTGACGCGACACGCCCCGGAAGTACCCGTCGTCGACCTCGACCGGACCGACACTGGGGCGATGCTCCAGGCAGTCCAGGAGGCGAAGCGGCTCGCGGCCGCGGGCGACACGGTGCTCCTCGCGCCGGCCTGCGCCTCCATGGACATGTTCGCCAACTACAACAAGCGCGGTGACGCGTTCGCGGAGGCGGTTCGCGCACTCGGCGCGGGCACCTGA
- the ftsW gene encoding putative lipid II flippase FtsW, with protein MSSSRTSRPPVQRAGRRPAAPRPPRDNPVRRLCTRARKAWDRPLTAYYLILGGSLLITVLGLVMVYSASQITALQMSLPGSFFFRKQFLAAAIGAGLLLVASRMPVKLHRALAYPILAGAVFLMVLVQVPGIGMAVNGNQNWISLGGSFQIQPSEFGKLALVLWGADLLARKQDKKLLTQWKHMLVPLVPVAFMLLGLIMLGGDMGTAIILTAILFGLLWLVGAPTRLFVGVLSIAGLIGVILIKTSPNRMARLACIGATEPRAGATDCWQAVHGIYALASGGIFGSGLGASVEKWGQLPEAHTDFIFAVTGEELGLAGTLSVLALFAALGYAGIRVAGRTEDPFVRYAAGGVTTWIVAQAVINIGAVLGLLPIAGVPLPLFSYGGSALLPTMFAIGLLIAFARDDPAARAALAMRQPRFGRKRGAGGSVQDRSPRRWNTMRRRASAARSSGER; from the coding sequence ATGTCCAGTAGCCGTACGAGTCGCCCCCCGGTCCAGCGGGCCGGCAGACGGCCCGCGGCCCCCCGCCCGCCGCGCGACAATCCCGTACGACGTCTCTGCACGCGCGCGCGGAAGGCCTGGGACCGGCCGCTGACCGCGTACTACCTGATCCTCGGCGGCAGCCTGCTGATCACCGTGCTGGGTCTGGTCATGGTCTACTCGGCCTCCCAGATCACCGCGCTGCAGATGTCGCTGCCGGGGTCGTTCTTCTTCCGCAAGCAGTTCCTGGCCGCCGCCATCGGCGCCGGTCTGCTGCTGGTGGCCTCGCGGATGCCGGTGAAGCTGCACCGGGCACTGGCCTACCCGATCCTCGCCGGCGCCGTCTTTCTGATGGTCCTCGTGCAGGTGCCGGGGATAGGGATGGCGGTCAACGGCAATCAGAACTGGATCTCGCTCGGCGGCTCCTTCCAGATCCAGCCCAGCGAGTTCGGCAAGCTGGCGCTGGTGCTGTGGGGCGCCGACCTGCTCGCCCGCAAGCAGGACAAGAAGCTGCTGACCCAGTGGAAGCACATGCTGGTGCCGCTCGTGCCGGTCGCCTTCATGCTGCTCGGGCTGATCATGCTCGGCGGCGACATGGGTACGGCGATCATCCTGACGGCGATCCTGTTCGGCCTGCTGTGGCTGGTGGGGGCGCCGACCCGGCTGTTCGTCGGGGTTCTGTCGATCGCCGGCCTGATCGGTGTGATCCTCATCAAGACCAGCCCCAACCGCATGGCCCGGCTCGCCTGCATCGGCGCCACCGAACCCCGTGCCGGCGCCACCGACTGCTGGCAGGCCGTGCACGGCATCTACGCCCTCGCCTCCGGTGGAATCTTCGGCTCCGGGCTCGGTGCGAGTGTGGAGAAATGGGGCCAACTCCCCGAAGCGCACACCGACTTCATCTTCGCCGTCACCGGTGAGGAACTGGGCCTGGCGGGGACACTGTCGGTGCTCGCCCTGTTCGCGGCTCTAGGCTATGCGGGTATCCGCGTGGCCGGACGCACGGAGGACCCCTTCGTGAGGTATGCCGCGGGAGGTGTGACCACCTGGATCGTCGCGCAGGCGGTGATCAACATCGGTGCGGTGCTCGGCCTGCTGCCGATCGCCGGCGTCCCCCTCCCGCTGTTCTCCTACGGGGGATCCGCCCTGCTGCCGACCATGTTCGCGATCGGGCTGCTGATCGCCTTCGCACGCGACGATCCCGCTGCGCGGGCGGCGCTTGCGATGCGGCAACCCCGCTTTGGTAGAAAGCGGGGGGCGGGGGGCTCTGTGCAGGATCGGAGCCCCCGGAGATGGAACACGATGCGACGGCGTGCCTCGGCGGCGCGCTCGTCCGGAGAGCGGTGA
- the murG gene encoding undecaprenyldiphospho-muramoylpentapeptide beta-N-acetylglucosaminyltransferase: MHVVLAGGGTAGHIEPALALADALRRQDPTVGVTALGTERGLETKLVPERGYELALIPAVPLPRKPTPELITVPGRLRGTIKAAEQILERTRADAVVGFGGYVALPGYLAAKRLGVPIVVHEANARPGLANKIGSRYAAQVAVSSPDSKLRGARYIGIPLRRSIATLDRAAARPEARAMFGLDPNLPTLLVSGGSQGARRLNEVVQQVAPWLQQAGIQILHAVGPKNELPQVQQMPGMPPYVPVPYVDRMDLAYAAADMMLCRAGAMTVAELSAVGLPAAYVPLPIGNGEQRLNAQPVVKAGGGLLVDDAELTPDWVRENVLPVLADPHRLYEMSRAAGEFGRRDADDLLVGMVYEAIAAHRAHR, translated from the coding sequence GTGCATGTCGTACTCGCCGGTGGGGGGACCGCCGGCCACATCGAGCCCGCGCTCGCCCTCGCGGACGCCCTGCGCAGGCAGGATCCGACCGTGGGTGTCACGGCCCTGGGCACGGAACGCGGCCTGGAGACCAAGCTCGTCCCCGAGCGGGGCTACGAGCTGGCACTGATCCCGGCCGTACCGCTGCCACGCAAGCCGACCCCCGAGCTGATCACCGTCCCGGGCCGGCTGCGCGGCACGATCAAGGCCGCCGAGCAGATCCTCGAGCGCACCAGGGCCGACGCCGTCGTCGGCTTCGGTGGCTACGTCGCACTGCCCGGCTATCTCGCCGCCAAGCGACTCGGCGTGCCCATCGTGGTTCACGAGGCCAACGCCCGCCCCGGCCTGGCCAACAAGATCGGCTCCCGGTACGCCGCCCAGGTAGCCGTCTCCAGCCCTGACAGCAAGCTGCGAGGCGCCCGTTACATCGGCATCCCGCTGCGCCGTTCCATCGCCACCCTCGACCGGGCAGCCGCACGCCCGGAGGCCCGCGCGATGTTCGGCCTCGACCCGAACCTGCCCACGCTGCTCGTCTCCGGCGGATCGCAGGGCGCCCGCCGCCTCAACGAGGTCGTCCAGCAGGTCGCGCCGTGGCTGCAGCAGGCCGGCATCCAGATCCTGCACGCGGTCGGCCCGAAGAACGAACTGCCGCAGGTCCAGCAGATGCCGGGAATGCCCCCCTATGTCCCGGTACCGTACGTGGACCGGATGGACCTCGCGTACGCCGCCGCCGACATGATGCTCTGCCGCGCGGGTGCGATGACCGTCGCCGAACTCTCCGCCGTCGGACTCCCGGCCGCCTACGTCCCGCTGCCCATCGGCAACGGCGAACAGCGGCTCAACGCCCAGCCGGTGGTGAAGGCCGGCGGCGGCCTCCTGGTCGACGACGCGGAACTGACCCCCGACTGGGTCCGGGAGAACGTCCTGCCCGTGCTCGCCGACCCGCACCGGCTGTACGAGATGTCCCGCGCCGCCGGAGAGTTCGGCCGGCGGGACGCCGACGACCTGCTCGTCGGCATGGTGTACGAGGCGATCGCCGCGCATCGTGCGCATCGATAG
- a CDS encoding cell division protein FtsQ/DivIB, with product MAGPTVAERGERQQESSGPPLARRLGPRRLRMIIILAVVLVLLGAGGVWVLYGSQWLRLERVSVSGTSVLTPEQVREAADAPVGAPLISVDTDAIEERLRRKLPRIDAVDVVRSWPHGIGLKVTERVPVLIVQKGGNFVEVDDEGVRFATVSGAPKGVPALELAASSSSSASASLRRFGEDRLVREAVRVAGDIPAAVARVTRVVKVRSYDDISLELGNGRTVAWGSSEQGAAKARTLSALMKAAPDARYFDVSVPTAPASSGS from the coding sequence GTGGCCGGACCGACCGTCGCCGAACGCGGTGAACGCCAGCAGGAGTCGTCCGGCCCGCCCCTCGCCCGGCGGTTGGGGCCGCGCAGACTTCGTATGATCATCATCCTCGCGGTCGTGCTCGTGCTCCTCGGCGCGGGTGGCGTCTGGGTGTTGTACGGCTCGCAGTGGCTGCGTCTGGAGCGAGTCTCCGTCTCGGGCACGAGCGTCCTGACGCCGGAACAGGTGCGCGAGGCCGCCGACGCACCGGTCGGGGCTCCGCTGATTTCCGTCGACACCGACGCGATCGAAGAGCGGCTCCGCCGGAAATTGCCCCGAATTGACGCGGTTGACGTGGTGCGCTCCTGGCCTCATGGAATCGGGCTGAAAGTGACCGAACGCGTTCCGGTTCTGATTGTCCAAAAGGGCGGAAACTTCGTGGAAGTGGACGACGAAGGTGTCCGTTTCGCTACGGTTTCCGGCGCTCCGAAAGGCGTCCCCGCCCTGGAATTGGCCGCCTCTTCCTCAAGCTCGGCCTCCGCGAGCCTGCGGCGTTTCGGCGAGGACCGGCTGGTGCGCGAGGCGGTCCGGGTCGCCGGTGACATTCCGGCCGCCGTGGCCCGCGTCACCAGGGTGGTCAAGGTGCGTTCCTATGACGACATCTCGCTGGAGTTGGGCAACGGCCGTACCGTCGCCTGGGGCAGCTCCGAGCAGGGCGCCGCGAAGGCCCGTACGCTCTCCGCACTCATGAAAGCCGCCCCCGATGCGCGGTACTTCGACGTCAGCGTTCCCACCGCCCCTGCGTCATCAGGGAGTTGA
- the ftsZ gene encoding cell division protein FtsZ has translation MAAPQNYLAVIKVIGVGGGGVNAINRMIEVGLKGVEFIAINTDAQALLMSDADVKLDVGRELTRGLGAGANPAVGRKAAEDHREEIEEVLKGADMVFVTAGEGGGTGTGGAPVVANIARSLGALTIGVVTRPFTFEGRRRANQAEDGIAELREEVDTLIVIPNDRLLSISDRQVSVLDAFKSADQVLLSGVQGITDLITTPGLINLDFADVKSVMSEAGSALMGIGSARGDDRAVAAAEMAISSPLLEASIDGARGVLLSISGGSDLGLFEINEAAQLVSEAAHPEANIIFGAVIDDALGDEVRVTVIAAGFDGGQPPARRDNVLGSSSASARRDEPTPVRQSESRPSFGSLGSVTPKEEPESVPEPVNDLPAAPPVPPSRAYSDSAAEELDVPDFLK, from the coding sequence GTGGCAGCACCGCAGAACTACCTCGCAGTCATCAAAGTCATCGGTGTCGGCGGCGGTGGTGTCAATGCCATCAACCGGATGATCGAGGTCGGTCTCAAGGGCGTCGAGTTCATCGCCATCAACACCGACGCGCAGGCGCTGTTGATGAGCGACGCCGACGTCAAGCTCGACGTCGGCCGCGAACTCACCCGCGGACTCGGCGCCGGAGCAAACCCGGCCGTCGGCCGCAAGGCCGCCGAGGATCACCGTGAGGAGATCGAGGAGGTCCTCAAGGGGGCCGACATGGTCTTCGTGACGGCCGGTGAAGGCGGCGGCACCGGCACCGGCGGCGCGCCCGTCGTGGCCAACATCGCTCGCTCCCTCGGTGCCCTCACCATCGGCGTGGTCACGCGCCCCTTCACCTTCGAGGGACGGCGCCGCGCGAACCAGGCCGAGGACGGCATCGCGGAGCTCCGCGAAGAGGTCGACACCCTCATCGTCATCCCGAACGACCGGCTGCTGTCCATCTCGGACCGCCAGGTCTCGGTTCTGGACGCCTTCAAGTCGGCGGACCAGGTCCTGCTCTCCGGCGTTCAGGGCATCACCGACCTCATCACCACGCCGGGCCTGATCAACCTGGACTTCGCCGACGTCAAGTCGGTCATGTCCGAGGCCGGTTCGGCCCTCATGGGCATCGGTTCGGCCCGCGGCGACGACCGCGCGGTGGCCGCGGCCGAGATGGCGATCTCCTCGCCGCTCCTGGAGGCGTCCATCGACGGCGCCCGGGGCGTGCTGCTGTCGATCTCCGGCGGCTCGGACCTCGGTCTGTTCGAGATCAACGAGGCCGCCCAGCTGGTGAGCGAGGCCGCCCACCCCGAGGCCAACATCATCTTCGGTGCGGTGATCGACGACGCCCTCGGCGACGAGGTCCGGGTCACCGTGATCGCGGCCGGCTTCGACGGGGGGCAGCCCCCGGCCCGCCGGGACAACGTCCTCGGTTCGTCCTCGGCCTCCGCGCGGCGCGACGAGCCGACTCCGGTACGGCAGTCCGAGAGCCGTCCGTCCTTCGGCTCGCTCGGCAGCGTCACGCCCAAGGAGGAGCCGGAGTCGGTTCCCGAGCCGGTGAACGACCTGCCGGCCGCCCCGCCGGTCCCGCCGTCGCGGGCCTACTCGGACAGCGCGGCCGAGGAGCTGGACGTGCCGGACTTCCTGAAGTGA
- the pgeF gene encoding peptidoglycan editing factor PgeF, whose translation MIGQRDTVSGAHFAFTDRWGGVSAVPYEELNLGGAVGDDSGAVRTNRELAAKSLGVDPARVVWMNQVHGAEVAVVDGPWGGRPVPEVDAIVTVRRGLALAVLTADCTPVLLADPVAGIAAAAHAGRPGMVAGVVPAAVRAMVELGAEPSRIVARTGPAVCGRCYEVPEAMRAEVAAVEPAAHAETSWGTPAVDVAAGVHAQLERLGVCDREQSPVCTLESGDHFSYRRDRTTGRLAGYVWLD comes from the coding sequence GTGATAGGACAGCGCGACACCGTGAGCGGCGCGCACTTCGCCTTCACCGACCGGTGGGGCGGGGTGAGCGCCGTTCCGTACGAGGAGCTCAATCTCGGCGGGGCGGTCGGTGACGACTCCGGCGCGGTACGGACCAATCGGGAGCTGGCCGCCAAGTCGCTCGGCGTCGATCCCGCCCGGGTCGTCTGGATGAACCAGGTGCACGGGGCGGAAGTGGCGGTAGTGGACGGACCCTGGGGTGGGCGTCCGGTGCCGGAGGTCGATGCGATCGTCACGGTGCGGCGCGGCCTCGCCCTCGCCGTCCTCACCGCCGACTGCACGCCCGTCCTGCTCGCCGACCCGGTCGCCGGGATCGCCGCCGCGGCCCACGCCGGCCGGCCCGGAATGGTGGCCGGGGTCGTCCCCGCCGCCGTACGGGCCATGGTGGAACTCGGTGCCGAGCCGTCCCGGATCGTCGCCCGCACCGGACCCGCCGTCTGCGGCCGGTGCTACGAGGTGCCTGAGGCGATGCGCGCCGAAGTGGCCGCCGTCGAGCCGGCGGCGCACGCCGAGACGAGCTGGGGCACGCCGGCGGTCGACGTGGCCGCCGGAGTGCACGCGCAGCTCGAACGGCTCGGGGTGTGCGACCGGGAGCAGTCGCCGGTGTGCACTCTGGAATCGGGCGACCACTTCTCGTACCGCCGCGATCGCACCACCGGGCGACTCGCGGGATATGTCTGGCTGGACTGA
- a CDS encoding YggS family pyridoxal phosphate-dependent enzyme, whose amino-acid sequence MTDRKDELAANLAKVERRIAAACAAAGRGREEVTLIVVTKTYPAGDVRILSELGVRHVAENRDQDAAPKAAACSDLPLTWHFVGQLQTNKVRSVVGYADLVQSVDRSKLVTALSKEAERAGREVGCLIQVALDAGASGRGERGGVAPGGIEELAGLVAEAPGLRLDGLMTVAPLTGEYAGRQQAAFERLMDLSTDLRRAHPAANMVSAGMSADLEQAVAAGATHVRVGTAVLGVRPRLG is encoded by the coding sequence ATGACGGACCGCAAGGACGAACTCGCCGCGAACCTGGCGAAGGTGGAGCGACGCATCGCCGCCGCCTGCGCCGCCGCAGGGCGCGGGCGCGAAGAGGTGACCCTGATCGTGGTCACCAAGACCTATCCGGCGGGGGACGTGAGGATCCTGTCCGAACTCGGTGTGCGCCACGTCGCCGAGAACCGCGACCAGGACGCGGCGCCCAAGGCCGCCGCGTGCTCGGATCTGCCCCTCACTTGGCACTTTGTTGGTCAATTGCAGACCAACAAAGTGCGATCTGTAGTCGGTTATGCGGATCTCGTGCAGTCCGTCGATCGTTCCAAGCTGGTGACGGCCCTGTCGAAGGAGGCCGAGCGGGCCGGGCGTGAGGTGGGCTGCCTCATTCAGGTCGCGCTCGACGCGGGAGCGAGCGGGAGAGGGGAGCGCGGTGGCGTGGCACCCGGCGGAATCGAAGAGTTGGCCGGGCTTGTCGCGGAGGCTCCGGGTCTGCGGCTCGACGGGCTGATGACCGTCGCCCCGCTCACCGGGGAGTATGCGGGGCGTCAACAGGCGGCGTTCGAGCGGTTGATGGATTTGTCGACTGACCTGCGCCGAGCCCATCCGGCTGCGAACATGGTCTCGGCAGGGATGAGTGCGGATCTCGAACAGGCCGTTGCGGCCGGAGCGACACATGTGCGCGTCGGCACTGCGGTACTCGGAGTCCGCCCCAGGCTCGGGTAA